One Streptomyces sp. CG4 genomic window, CGCCTCCTCCAGCCGGGGCACGTCCTTGCCGGTCATCTCCAGGGAGAAGTCGTCCAGCAGAGCGACATCGGCACCGACGGCCGGGGGGACGGTGAGAGCGGGGTTCATCGTGCTCCTCGTACGACGGCGTTCCTGACCCCGGCCGATGATGCCACGCGGGCGGCGGGGACCTCGTCCGGGGGTCGAGGCCGGGGGTCGAGGCCGGGGGGCAGCCGGGCTCCGCAGGGGCACCGGAGCCCCGGGCCGAGCCGGCTCCGGGCCGCCGCGCTGCCGGGTCATGCCTCCTCGCCCCCCCGCCCAAGCACCATCAACAGCATGTAGTCACCGACTCCGGAGCGCCACGCTGTCGCCGACCGTCCCGGGTACAAGCCGCGAGGCTGCCCGCGCGGGGCCTCGTTCTCCTGGTACACCTAGTCGCCCACGCGGGTCCGGTATCCCCATGTGCGAGGCGTGCTCCTGGAGTTGTACTGCGACGGCGACCCGGTGGCCGCGTGGGCCGAGGGCACCTCCGATCCGGTGAAGCGGCGGCGACGCTAGTAGTCGCTGACCCGCCGGCTACGGATCGGCGAGACTCAGGACCACGCGGTCGCCCTGTCCATGGGCGGGCGGCGGGCCTGGCGGCAGTCCTGGGTCTCGGCCTCCTGCCGTACCGACGGCTGCGGGTGGTCGCCATACGCCGGACGAGCGGCCGTAGCGACCGGCTGACCTGCCCCCGCCCCCGCTGGCGCTCTTGCTGCTCGCCGGCCTGACCGCCACCGCGGCGCGACGGCCCACGCGCCGCTCGTCCACCGGCTGCACGCCCTGCTCGCCCTGGCCCTGTTCGCCCTGTTCGCCCTGTTCGCCCTGTGGCCGTTCAACCGCCTGGTGCACGCGTCGCCGTCCCACTGGGTTACGTCGTCCGCCCGTACGTCGTCTACCGATCGCGGGGCGGGGCGGGGCGGGCGCCCGTGACGCGGTCATGGACAGGTGACGGCACATTATGGACCGATGAGACGCATCGGCTTTGGCCCTGGTGACCGGACCATCGCCCCGGCAAGGTGGTGACCCCGAACCCGAGGAGGCTACCGACCATGCGATTCCGGCACGCGGACACCATCTGGGCCACGTTCCCCGAACTGGCTTCAGGCGCGCTGTACGCCACCGGCGTGGACGCCCGCGTCGACACCGGGCCGCGCGCCGCCGAGTACACCGCCCGCGCCCTGGACCGGCTGGCCGGAACCACCGAGGGTGAGTTTCCCGAAGTGCTGGCCTGGCGGCGGACGTTCAGCCAGCTCGGAGTGAAGCCGACGCAGTACCGGTGTGCCTCGGAGTCGCTGCTGCGGCGGCTGCGGAAAGAGGGCACGCTGCCGCGCATCCATCCGCTGGTCGACCTGTGCAACGCGCTGTCGGTGGCGTACGCGATCCCGGTGGCCGTCCTCGACGTCGACCGGGTCGCCTGGCCGCTGCTGGAGGTGCGGCCGGCCGACGGCGACGAGACGTACACGGCGTTCGGCGGGGGCGTCGAGCATCCCGCGCCCGGCGAGGTGACCTTCGTCGACTCGTCGGGCCGGGCGCACGCCCGGCGCTGGACCCATCGGCAGAGCGGCCACTCGGCGGTCGGCGAGCACACCCGCCGTGTGCTGGTGGTGGCGGAGGCCATGCACGAGGGTGGCGCGGCGATGGTGCCCGAGCTGCTGAAGGCGGTGGAGGCGGAGGTGGCGGCGCACTGGGGGGCCGGCACGGAGACGGCCGTGCTCACCGCGGCCGCGCCGGACTTCGTCTTCGGCGGCTGAGCCCGGCACATGACAGCATCAGCAAGGTGAACGACGAGGAGCGAGAGCGAGAGGCGTCGGCCGCCGCGAGCGAACTCCCCGGCCGTGGCTCGGACTTCCTGCAGCTGGCGGTCGGCGATCTGCCCGCGGGCGGTAAGTCGGAGTGGCTGGCCGGCCGGCTGCGGCAGGCGATAGCGGACGGCCGACTGGCGGTGGGCAGCAGACTCCCGCCCACTCGGGTGCTCGCCGCCGAACTGCGCGTCTCCCGCGGCGTGATCACCGAGGCCTACCGCCGACTCGCCGAGGACGGTCATCTGGAGGGGCGCCGCCGCGGGGGCACGGTGGTGGTGGCGGCACCGTTCGATTCGCCGGGCACCGGGGTTCTGGGCGGGGGCACGGCCACGGCCACGGCCACGGCACCACCGATCAACTCCCCAGACACCGCCCCCCGGCACGCAGACATCCTCGCAACACCACCGACCAACTCACCGAACGCCGCACCCCGGAGTGGGGGCCGGGAGCGCGGTGAGGCGCGGAGCGGACCCGCGTGTGGCGCGCGCGGCAGGCGTGCGCCGGCTGCGTCGGGAACGGCCCGCGCCACCCTGCGCGGGACCGCGTCGCCGGAGACGCCGGACTCGCTGGGCATCACGGGCACGATGGGCTCTCGTACCTCCGGCCGCGGAACCGGCCACGCCTCCTCCGACCGCGCCCCTGACCCCACCTCCGGCACGCTGCCCTCCAACGCTCCCAGCCCGCTGCCCCCACCCCGTCCCGCGCCCGCACCCCCGCCCCCGCCCCTGCGCGCACCCGGTCGCCTCTCCCCCGCCCCGCCCACATCGCCCTTCTCCCACGCCCCCGGCGCCGACGTCTTCGACGCGTTGCGCAACGCCCCGGCCGCCGTCGACTTCACTCCCGGGCGGCCGGACCTCGCCACCTTCCCGCGTACCGCCTGGCTGCGGGCCGAGCGCGCCGTGCTCGCGGGGCTGTCCGCGGAGCACCTCGGCTACGGCGACCCCCGTGGCGCTCCCGCGTTGCGGCGGGCCGTGGCCGACTGGCTGGCGCGGATGCGGGGTGTGCGGGTGACGCCGGACGAGGTGCTGATCGTCGCGGGCACCGCCCAGGCGCTCACGCTGCTGCACCAGGTGCTGCGGGCGGACGGTATCGACGCCGTGGCGGTGGAGGACCCGGGCTCGCTCGGGGGACGCCAGCATCTGCGGAACGGGGGCCTGGACACCCCGCCGGTGCCGGTCGACGAGGAGGGGGTGCGGGTGGCTGCGTTGCGGGCGACCGGAGCCCGCGCGGTGCTGCTCACCCCGGCCCACCAGTTCCCGACCGGCGTGGTGACCAGCGGCGAGCGCCGGCGTGAGCTGCTGGGCTGGGCGCGCGACGGCGGGCTGATCCTGGAGGACGACTACGACGCCGAGCACCGTTACGACCGGCCCCCGGTCCCCGCGCTGCGGGCCCTGCTGGCCGACCGGGTGTGCTACATGGGCAGCGTGTCGAAGCTGCTCGCCCCGGCCCTGCGCATCGGCTGGCTGGTGGCCCCGCCCCGTTATCGCACGGACCTGGTCGACGCCAAGCGTTTCAACGACCTGGGCAACGCGGTGCTGCCGCAGCTGGTGCTCGCCCGGCTGATGGAGTCCGGCGCACTGGAGCGTCACCTACGGCTGTTGCGGCGCCGGCACCGCGACCGCCGGGACGCGATGATCGCCGCGCTGGCCGAGCAGTTGCCCGGCGGGACCGTGCACGGCGCCGCGGCGGGCCTGCATCTGACCGTCACCTACACCGCGGACGTGCCCGACACCGAGTTCGCGGCTGCCGCGCTGACCCGGGGCGTCAAGTGCCAACCGCTATCCTGGCACCGGCAGTTGCCCGGCCCGCCCGGTCTCGTCCTCGGCTATGCGGCCACCGCACCGGGAGCCATCGCCGAGGGCGTGGCGCTGCTCGGCGCCACCCTGCGCGAATTGACCCGGCAGCGGCGCGACCGCCAGGGCCGCCCAGCGCTGCCGCCCTCCTGAACCGCTCGTCGGACCCTGCCCGGCGCGCCACGGGGGTTTCTCCCCCCTGGCGCGCTGGTGCTGTCCCCCGCACCGAGCCGCCTGCCTGCCGGAGTGATCGCGGCCCGGGCGGTGCCTAGCGTGCTGAACCATGACCATCCCCCTTCTGTATTCCCTGCTCCGCAGGCAAACCAGCCTTGCGGCCATGGCAACAGCCGTCGTGCTGGTCACCGCCCCCGCGGCATCCGCCGAATCCACCGCATCCCCCGCCTCCGCCGCATCCCCCGCATCCACACAGACGTCATCGCTGACGCCCTCACAGGCACCACCACGGACGCCGGCGCAGGCACCACCACGGGCGCCATCGCAGGCGGCGCCGCAGACGCCCCACCCGTGCCGCACACATGACGCGTTACGCCGGTCCGTGCACCACTTGGTCACGCACGACCGGATCGCCGGTGCCGCCGTCCTCGTCGACGGCGCCGGCCGGGACGCGGCCTGCACCAGCTGGTCCGTGACCGACGGAGTGGCCGATCTGCGCACGGACCGCCCGATGAACACCACCGACCGGCTGCGCATCGGCAGTGTCACCAAGACCTTCACCGCGACGGTCGTCCTGCAACTCGCCGCCGAGCGGCGCCTGTCCCTGGACGCGCCCGTCGAGCGTTACCTGCCCGGCCTGATCCGCGGCTCCGGGTACGACGGCCGCCGGATCACCGTACGGCAGATCCTGCAGCACACCAGCGGGCTCCCCGACTACCTCGACACGCCCGTATGGGATCATCCCGAGCGGCTGCGGTACCGGCACTTCGAGCCGCGCGAACTCGTCGCCCGGGCCCTGCGGTTGCCGCACCCCAAGCGGACCTGGCACTACGCGACCACCAACTACCTCATAGCCGGGCTGATCGTGCAGGCGGTCACCGGACACACCCCGGAGACGGAGATCACCCGGCGGATCATTACGCCGCTCGGGCTGCACGACACGTACTGGCCCGGAGACGATCCGCGCGTCCAAGGGCCGTACTCCCACAGCTACTTCGTCGCCGACGACGGGCGCCGTACCGACGGCACCAGCTGGAACATGACCTTCGGCGGCACCGGTGGGGCCCTGGTGTCCACGCCGGCCGACCTGAACCGGTTCGCCGCCGCTCTGTTCGGCGGCCGGCTGCTGCCCGCGGCCCAACTCGCCCAGATGCGGCGGACCGTGGCGGCCGACCCCGACCGGCTCTGGCCCGGCGCCCGCTACGGCCTCGGGCTGATCTCCTCGCCCCTGTCCTGCGGCGGCACCTGGTGGGGCCACGCGGGAACGGTGCCCGGCGGCCACCGGGCGCTGGTCGCCGTCGGCCCCGGCGGTCGCGGTGTCGCCGTGGCCCTGAACGAGATACCGGCCACGCTCCAGGCCGAACAGGACTTCCTCGACGTCGTCGACAAGGCCCTCTGCGAGGGGCGCACGTCCGAAAGGCAGGACATCGCATGACCGCCTCCTTCTCCCGCGGCCCCGGGCAGCGCCCGCGCACCGGCCGCTCTCGCCGTCCGGCCGCGCGAATCGCCGTAGCAGCCGCTCTGTGCCTCGCGGGCACGCTCACCCTGGGCGCCGCGCCCGCCATGCCCACCACGCCCGCCGTACCCACCACGCCCGCCGTGCCCGCCGCGGCCGGCGACCCCCTCGCCCGCTACCACCACCAGCACCTCCACTGGAAGAGCTGCCGGCTCGGCCCCGACGACACCACGGGCAAGGAACTGGAGCAGGCCGGTGCCCAATGCGCCGACGTCACCGTGCCGTTGGACTACGCGCGCCCCGCCGGCCGCACGATCACCGTCGCCCTCTCCCGGATCCGGGCCACCGACACCGCCCATCGCGTCGGCGCGCTGCTGCTCAACAGCGGTGGCCCCGGCGGGCAGACGATCGGTGATCCGCCGTGGGTGCGCAAGGCGATGAAGGACGTCGGCGCGCGCTACGACGTGGTGGGGGTGGATCCGCGCTTCGTCGGCCGGAGCACCCCGCTGGACTGCCAGTGGCCCACCGGCAGCATGTTCCGCGGGGCGGGTGGCGGCCGCGCCGGCTTCGACCGCATGGTGGCCTTGTCCGCGGACCTCGCCCGCCGGTGCCGTACACACGCGGGCGCCCTGGTGCCGTACGCCACCACCCGGAACACCGCCCGCGACATGGACGTGATCCGCGCCGCCCTGGGGGAACGCCGGATCTCCTATCTCGGGTACTCGTACGGCAGTTACCTCGGCCAGGTGTACGCGACGATGTTCCCGGACCGGACCGACCGGGTCGTCCTGGACGGCGTGATCGATCCCGGCCGCTACGGTCCGAGGCTGCTGCGCGGCACGGAGGAGGCCAACCGGAACGCCCTGCGGGACTGGGCCGGCTGGGCCGCCGCGCACGACGCGGCCTACGGTCTGGGGCGGACCCGCAGTGCGGTGCTGGCGACCGTGGACGCCGTGCGGTCGGCCGCCGCACGCACCCCCCTGCGGCTCGGCGCCCACCGGGTGGACGGGCACATCCTGCCCGTCGTCGTCTTCAACGGCCTCTCCCAGGACAATCCCACGGCCTACGGCGATCTCGCCCGGGCCGTGCGCGACCTGCGGCGCGCCGCCGAGGGCCGGACCGTCGCCCCGTCATCCTGGCTGGCCGGCACACTGGACTTCCTGCTGACCGGGCACGACTCCACCTACGGCAGCGCTCAGACGGCGATCCTCTGCGGCGACGTGGCCGCTCCGCGCGACCCGGAGACCTACTGGCGCGATCTGCGGCGTGCCGGGTCGCGGGACAAGCTGTTCGCTCCCGTCGCGAACGACATCAACCCGTGCGCCTTCTGGGATCCGCCGCGCGAACGCCCCACGCCGATCCGCGGCGACCTGCCGGCCCTGCTCGTGAACGCCACCGGTGACCCGCGCACCACCTTCCGCGGCGCCGAGACGGTCCACCGCAACTGGCCCGGCTCCCGTCTGGTCACCCTGCTCGGCGCGGACCAGCACGCGGTGTACGGCGTCTTCGGCAGCTCCTGCGTGGATGCCACGGTCAACGCCTATCTCGGCACCGGGCGCCTGCCGGCCGAGGACGTCGGCTGCGCCAGGCCGGCCGCCTGACGTCAGCCGACCTGCCGGGCGAAGGCGTCGTAGGCCCGCTCGTCGAAGAGGACGAAGCGCACCTCCTCGACCGCCGTCGCCGTGTCCCGCACCGCCTCCACGGCGATCCGTGCCGCATCGTCCAGCGGCCACCGGTACACGCCCGTGGAGACGGCCGGGAACGCGACGGTGCGGGCGCCGAGTTCGTCGGCGACCTTCAGGGACGCGCGGTAGCAGGAGGCGAGCAGCTCCGAGCGGTCCTCGCTCTGGCTGTACACCGGACCCACCGTGTGAATGACCCAGCGGGCGTCGAGTGCTCCCGCCGTCGTGGCGACCGCCTGGCCGGCGGGCAGGCCCTTGCCGTACCGGGAGGCGCGCAGCGCGCGGCACTCCTCCAGGATGGCGGGGCCGCCGCGCCGGTGGATCGCGCCGTCGACTCCTCCGCCGCCGAGGAGGGAGGAGTTGGCCGCGTTGACGATCGCGTCCGCGCTCTGCCGGGTGATGTCTCCCTGGACGAGGGTGATGGTGGTCATGTCTGCCTCAGTCTTCGCCAGACGGCCTTGGCCGCGTTGTGCCCCGACATGCCGTGCACGCCGGGTCCCGGCGGAGTGGCCGAGGAGCAGATGAAGACCGCCGGATGCGGGGTGTGGTAGGGGAACAGGGAAAGTCTGGGGCGCAGCAGCAGCTGGAGTCCGGACGCCGCGCCGCAGGCGATGTCGCCGCCGACGTAGTTGGCGTTGTGGGCGGCCAGCTCGGCGGGGCCGGCGACGGCGCGGGCGAGCACACGGTCGCGGAAACCGGGGGCGAAGCGCTCCAGTTGGCGTTCCATGGCGTCGGTGAGGTCGCCGGACCAGCCGTTCGGGACATGGCCGTACGCCCAGAAGACGTGCTTGCCCTCGGGGGCGCGGGTCGGGTCGGCGACGCTGGGCTGCACGGTGATCAGGAACGGCCGCTGCGGAGCGCGGCCCTCGCGGGAGGCGGCGCGCAGGGCGGTGGAGATCTCGGCCTGGCTCGCGCCGATCTGGACGGTGCCGGCGGTGCGGGCCTCGGGCGCGGTCCAGGGCACCGGGCCGTCCAGGGCATAGTCGATCTTGAAGACGCTCGGGCCGTAGCGGTAGTGCGCGTAGTGGTCGCCGAAGCCGGCGATGCGGGCGAGCGCGGTGGGCGAGGTGTCGAAGACGTACGCCCGCGCGGGCGGCAGATCGTCCAGGCGCTTGATCTCGTAGTCGGTGTGGACGGCGCCGCCGAGGTCCTTCAGATAGCCGGCGAGGGCGTCGGAGATCGCCTGGGAGCCGCCGCGGGGCACCGGCCAGCCGCGGGCGTGCGCGGCCAGCGCGAAGACCAGGCCCACGGCGCCGGTGGCCAGGCCGTCCAGCGGCGCGATCACATGCGCGACCAGACCGGCGAAGAGGGCCTTGGCCCGCTCGTCCCTGAAGCGGCGCAGCAGCCAGGTGGCCGGCGGCAGCCCGGCCAGTCCGAAGCGGGCCAGGGCGACCGGGTCGCGCGGGAGCGCGGTCAGCGGCAGGGACATGAAGTCCCGGACGAGGGTGTCCCAGTCGGCGAGGAACGGCTCGACCAGCCTGCGGTACGCGCCCGCGTCGCGCGGTCCGAAGGAGGCGGCCGTCTCGGCCACCGAGCGGGACAGCACGGCCGCGGTGCCGTCGAGGAACGGGTGCGCCATCGGCAGGTCGGCGTGCAGCCATTCGAGGCCGTAGCGGTCGAGGGGGAGGGCGCGGAACGCCGGCGAGTTGATGCCGAGGGGGTGGGCGGCCGAGCACGGGTCGTGCCGGAAGCCGGGCAGGGTCAGTTCCTCGGTGCGGGCGCCGCCGCCCACGGTGGACTTCGCCTCGAACAGCGCGACGGAGAAGCCGCGGCGGGCCAGCTCCACGGCCGCGGTCAGTCCGTTCGGTCCCGCACCCACCACGACCGCATCGAGCATCGACGGCACCTTCGGACCCCTTCGTCAGCCGATGACCACTCGGAGTTGCGTCAGCCGATGGCCACTCTGCGTTCAGGATATGCCGGAGGACTGACACTCCCCCGGGGCGGGTGACCGGGTGGACCGGCCGGCGCGGGCGGAAGGGACCCTTCCGCCGGCGGCGGCCGGCCCGGAGGTTCAGGCCCCCGCGCGCAGCAGCTCGGCCACCCGGTGGGCCGTCGCGGCGTCCCGGGCCGCGGTGAACGGCAGGGCGTTGCCGCCGGTCACGCGGAACGGCTCGCCGGCGCGGGTGAGGTGCGCGCCGCCCGCCTCCTCGACCAGGAGGAGACCCGCCGCGTGGTCCCAGGCCGCCTCCCAGGAGAACGCGACCGCGTCCAACTCGCCCCGGGCGACGGCGAGATACTCCAGGCCCGCCGAACCGCAGGCGCGCGGGGCGAAGCCGTCGGTCCGCAGGGCGTGCAGCGCGCGCTTCTCCGCGTCGGTGGTGTAGTCCGGGTGGGACGTGGCGACGACGAGGTCCCGGCCGGGCGCGGGCGGGCCCGCGAACAGCCGCTCGCCGTCGAGGAAGGCGCCCTGGCCGCGGACTGCGGTGGCGAGCTGGTCGCGCGCCGCGGCGTAGGTCCAGGAGGCGAGGACGACGCCGCGGTGGGCGAGCGCGACCAGGGTGCAGAACCCGTCGTCGCCGTGGACGAACTGGCGGGTGCCGTCGACCGGGTCGACGATCCACACCGGCGCGTCGCCCTGGAGCGCCGCATAGGTCGACGGGTCGGCGTGCACCGCCTCCTCGCCGACCACCACCGAGCCGGGCAGCAGCGCGCCCAGGTCCTGGGTGAGCCGCAGCTCGGCCAGCCGGTCGGCGTCCGTCACCAGGTCGTGCGGGCCGCTCTTCTGGTCCACCTCGTGCTCGGCGAGGCGGCGGAAGCGGGGCAGGATCTCGGCCGCGGCCGCCTTGCGGACCGCTTCCTCCACGTCGGCCGAGCAGCGTGCGAGAAACTCGTCGATGGTTTCCGTGTCTTCGATCATGTCTCCATGAGAGCATGCCCCACTGACAATCCCCGCCTCCCCGGTGCACTCCGGGTGGAATCGCGATGAAGAACAGGAGCCGCTCCCGGCCCCGCTCCCGGCCCTGCCGGAAGAGCAGGGGGCGCGGCGGGCCCCCTCCCCTGGGTGGTGGCGCCCGTCCCCGGGCGGTGGCTCCCAGGCGTGGCTCCCATCCCCTGGGCGTGCCGTCAGCGGCCCACCGCGTATCCCTGCATTCCGCGCGGGTTCGCCGCCGCCGACAGCACGCCGGTCTCCGGGTCCCGGGCCACCGCGCACAGGCGCCCTTCGGACCAGGCGGGGCCGACCCGGACGTCGTGGCCGCGCCGCCGCAGCTCCTCGATCACGTCCGCGTCCATGCGGGACTCCACGGTGACGCTGCCGGGGCGGTGGCCACGCGGGTAGAAGGAGCTGGGGAAGCTCTCGTTGTGCCAGTTCGGGGCGTCGATCGCGCCCTGCAGGTCGAGGGCGCCACGGACCGGTGCGCGCAGGGTGGCGGCGAGGAGGAAGTGCAGCTGCCACTGGTCCTGCTGGTCGCCGCCGGGCGTGCCGAAGGCCAGGACCGGCACGCCGTCGCGGAGCGCGAGGGACGGGGTGAGGGTGGTGCGCGGGCGGCGGCCCGGGGTGAGGGAGTTCGGCAGGCCCTCCTCCAGCCAGGCCATCTGCAGCCGCGTGCCGAGCGGGAAGCCCAGCTCGGGCACGACCGGGTTGGACTGCAGCCAGCCGCCGCTGGGCGTGGCCGCGATCATGTTGCCCCAGCGGTCGACGACGTCCAGGTGGCAGGTGTCACCACGGGTGGTGCCGTCGCCGGCCACCTGCGGCTCGCCGGGCAGCTCCGCGACGGTCGGCTCGCCGGCGCCCATCGGGTCGAAGCCGGGCAGGTCGGCGCTCTGCACGCGCGCGTACACCTGCGCAGGCAGCCGCGGGGGGCGTCCGCCGGGGCTGCCGGGCCGCAGCTCCCAGGAGGCCTTGGCGCCGACCAGGGCCCGCCGGCCGGCGTTGTAGTCCGCCGAGAGCAGCTCGGCCACCGGAACCTCGGCGGCGTCGCCGTACCAGGCCTCGCGGTCGGCCATGGCGAGCTTGCAGCCCTCGATCAGCAGGTGGACGTAGTCGGCGGAGCCGTAGGCGGGCAGTTCCGGCGGGAGCAGGGCGAGCTGCTGCAGGAGGGCGGGGCCCTGGCTCCAGGGGCCGGCCTTGCACACGGTCCAGCCGTTCCAGTCGTAGGTCACCGGGGTCTCGTAGGTCGCCGACCAGCCGGCGAGGTCGGCCTCGGTGAGCGTGCCGGTGTGGCGTGTCCCGCTGGTGTCCATCGTGGGCCGCCGGGACTGCCGTACCAGCGCCTCGGCGATGAAGCCGGAGCGCCACACCTCGCGTGCGGCGTCGATCCGGGCCTCCCGGTCCCCGGCCCGGGCGGTCTCGGCGAGCAGCCGCTGCCAGGTGGCGGCGAGGGCGGGATTGCGGAAGCGCTCACCGGGCCGCGGTGCCCGGCCACCGGGCAGATAGACCTCCGCCGAAGAGGTCCACTCCGTCTCGAACAGCTCCCGTACGGTCTCCACGGTCGCGCCGACCTTCTCCACGGGCGCGTGCCCATGCTCGGCGTATCCGATGGCGTACCTCAGAACGCCGTCCAGGGACTTCGTGCCGTGGTCGCGCAGGAGCAGCAGCCAGGCGTCGAAGGCGCCGGGCACGGCGGCCGCGAGCGGCCCGGTGCCGGGTACGAGGTCCAGCCCGAGCCCCCGGTAGTGCGCGACGGAGGCGCCGGCCGGGGTCACGCCCTGCCCGCAGAGCACCCGCACCGCTCCGCCCGCCGGGGCGAGCAGGATGGGCACCTCACCGGCGGGCCCGTTGAGATGTGGCTCCACCACATGCAGCACAAACGCGCCCGCCACGGCGGCGTCGAAGGCGTTGCCCCCGTCCTCCAGAACCGCCATCGCCGACTGCGAGGCCAGCCAGTGGGTGGAGGACACCATCCCGAAGGTGCCTTGCAGAGTGGGCCGAGTGGTGAACACGGGCGTCTCCTTGGCTCGGGTACGTCTTGCGGGTGATCGTACGAGCGTGATCGCCGTCCGGGGAACATGACGCCGGCCCGCGCCGTTGATCTCAACGGACGAGAGCTTGCTCGCGACGGAGACGGAGGACGACACCCACCGGCCACGGCTGCCGGTCTGACGGTCGGCCCCGGAAGCCACGACGGCCGGCCCCGCAAGCCACGGCTGCCGACCCCGGAACCGCGGGTACCGCGACTACGATGCCCCCTGTGCCGCCACTTGACGACCGTGACGATCAACTAGCCCTTCTCTGCAGCCAGTTGCCGCGGCTGCGCCGTATGCACCAGGGACCGGTGGGTGCGGCGCGGCGGCTCGTGCTCGACCGGGCCGTGCGGGCGGCCCGGGACGGCGAGCCGCTGGCGGAGCACCTGGCGGCTCTGGGACTGCCCGTGAGCCCTGCCATGCCGAGCCCGGCGGGACCGGACGTGGTGCGCTCGACGTTGCCGACCGCGGTCACCGCCGGCGGGGCGCACGCGGTGCCCGGCGAGCATGTCTGCCCGCGCGGGGTCTGTGCCCGGCGAGAGCGGCGGCATGTCGACCAGGCGCTGCCGGTGTGCGAGGTGTTCGACCTCGCCCTGCGCTTCGCCCCCGAGAGCTGAGCGGCCCGGCATGCTCACGGGGCTCGTCTCGGACGTCGGCAAGAAGCTGGCCGAGCGCTGGGGGTCGACGCTGGTGCTGCCCGGGCTGGTGTTCACCGTCCTGGCGGCCGCTGGCCTGACTCTGGGCCAGCGGCACTGGGCGGACCTGGACGTG contains:
- a CDS encoding B3/4 domain-containing protein; translated protein: MRFRHADTIWATFPELASGALYATGVDARVDTGPRAAEYTARALDRLAGTTEGEFPEVLAWRRTFSQLGVKPTQYRCASESLLRRLRKEGTLPRIHPLVDLCNALSVAYAIPVAVLDVDRVAWPLLEVRPADGDETYTAFGGGVEHPAPGEVTFVDSSGRAHARRWTHRQSGHSAVGEHTRRVLVVAEAMHEGGAAMVPELLKAVEAEVAAHWGAGTETAVLTAAAPDFVFGG
- a CDS encoding PLP-dependent aminotransferase family protein; this encodes MPAGGKSEWLAGRLRQAIADGRLAVGSRLPPTRVLAAELRVSRGVITEAYRRLAEDGHLEGRRRGGTVVVAAPFDSPGTGVLGGGTATATATAPPINSPDTAPRHADILATPPTNSPNAAPRSGGRERGEARSGPACGARGRRAPAASGTARATLRGTASPETPDSLGITGTMGSRTSGRGTGHASSDRAPDPTSGTLPSNAPSPLPPPRPAPAPPPPPLRAPGRLSPAPPTSPFSHAPGADVFDALRNAPAAVDFTPGRPDLATFPRTAWLRAERAVLAGLSAEHLGYGDPRGAPALRRAVADWLARMRGVRVTPDEVLIVAGTAQALTLLHQVLRADGIDAVAVEDPGSLGGRQHLRNGGLDTPPVPVDEEGVRVAALRATGARAVLLTPAHQFPTGVVTSGERRRELLGWARDGGLILEDDYDAEHRYDRPPVPALRALLADRVCYMGSVSKLLAPALRIGWLVAPPRYRTDLVDAKRFNDLGNAVLPQLVLARLMESGALERHLRLLRRRHRDRRDAMIAALAEQLPGGTVHGAAAGLHLTVTYTADVPDTEFAAAALTRGVKCQPLSWHRQLPGPPGLVLGYAATAPGAIAEGVALLGATLRELTRQRRDRQGRPALPPS
- a CDS encoding serine hydrolase domain-containing protein gives rise to the protein MHHLVTHDRIAGAAVLVDGAGRDAACTSWSVTDGVADLRTDRPMNTTDRLRIGSVTKTFTATVVLQLAAERRLSLDAPVERYLPGLIRGSGYDGRRITVRQILQHTSGLPDYLDTPVWDHPERLRYRHFEPRELVARALRLPHPKRTWHYATTNYLIAGLIVQAVTGHTPETEITRRIITPLGLHDTYWPGDDPRVQGPYSHSYFVADDGRRTDGTSWNMTFGGTGGALVSTPADLNRFAAALFGGRLLPAAQLAQMRRTVAADPDRLWPGARYGLGLISSPLSCGGTWWGHAGTVPGGHRALVAVGPGGRGVAVALNEIPATLQAEQDFLDVVDKALCEGRTSERQDIA
- a CDS encoding alpha/beta fold hydrolase, which gives rise to MPTTPAVPTTPAVPAAAGDPLARYHHQHLHWKSCRLGPDDTTGKELEQAGAQCADVTVPLDYARPAGRTITVALSRIRATDTAHRVGALLLNSGGPGGQTIGDPPWVRKAMKDVGARYDVVGVDPRFVGRSTPLDCQWPTGSMFRGAGGGRAGFDRMVALSADLARRCRTHAGALVPYATTRNTARDMDVIRAALGERRISYLGYSYGSYLGQVYATMFPDRTDRVVLDGVIDPGRYGPRLLRGTEEANRNALRDWAGWAAAHDAAYGLGRTRSAVLATVDAVRSAAARTPLRLGAHRVDGHILPVVVFNGLSQDNPTAYGDLARAVRDLRRAAEGRTVAPSSWLAGTLDFLLTGHDSTYGSAQTAILCGDVAAPRDPETYWRDLRRAGSRDKLFAPVANDINPCAFWDPPRERPTPIRGDLPALLVNATGDPRTTFRGAETVHRNWPGSRLVTLLGADQHAVYGVFGSSCVDATVNAYLGTGRLPAEDVGCARPAA
- a CDS encoding O-acetyl-ADP-ribose deacetylase; its protein translation is MTTITLVQGDITRQSADAIVNAANSSLLGGGGVDGAIHRRGGPAILEECRALRASRYGKGLPAGQAVATTAGALDARWVIHTVGPVYSQSEDRSELLASCYRASLKVADELGARTVAFPAVSTGVYRWPLDDAARIAVEAVRDTATAVEEVRFVLFDERAYDAFARQVG
- a CDS encoding NAD(P)/FAD-dependent oxidoreductase; translated protein: MPSMLDAVVVGAGPNGLTAAVELARRGFSVALFEAKSTVGGGARTEELTLPGFRHDPCSAAHPLGINSPAFRALPLDRYGLEWLHADLPMAHPFLDGTAAVLSRSVAETAASFGPRDAGAYRRLVEPFLADWDTLVRDFMSLPLTALPRDPVALARFGLAGLPPATWLLRRFRDERAKALFAGLVAHVIAPLDGLATGAVGLVFALAAHARGWPVPRGGSQAISDALAGYLKDLGGAVHTDYEIKRLDDLPPARAYVFDTSPTALARIAGFGDHYAHYRYGPSVFKIDYALDGPVPWTAPEARTAGTVQIGASQAEISTALRAASREGRAPQRPFLITVQPSVADPTRAPEGKHVFWAYGHVPNGWSGDLTDAMERQLERFAPGFRDRVLARAVAGPAELAAHNANYVGGDIACGAASGLQLLLRPRLSLFPYHTPHPAVFICSSATPPGPGVHGMSGHNAAKAVWRRLRQT
- a CDS encoding inositol monophosphatase family protein, translated to MIEDTETIDEFLARCSADVEEAVRKAAAAEILPRFRRLAEHEVDQKSGPHDLVTDADRLAELRLTQDLGALLPGSVVVGEEAVHADPSTYAALQGDAPVWIVDPVDGTRQFVHGDDGFCTLVALAHRGVVLASWTYAAARDQLATAVRGQGAFLDGERLFAGPPAPGRDLVVATSHPDYTTDAEKRALHALRTDGFAPRACGSAGLEYLAVARGELDAVAFSWEAAWDHAAGLLLVEEAGGAHLTRAGEPFRVTGGNALPFTAARDAATAHRVAELLRAGA